A genomic window from Geoalkalibacter sp. includes:
- a CDS encoding class I SAM-dependent methyltransferase: MPSEARQPPKDDDFHPCKLCGERSAQPTYRLEAGTLLTCRRCDFHFLDHLDPLPAEGEEELGELDEKSWKYISERLGTSEGELPWRLRLVEKYCSLPGAKCLDIGAGVGQFLLRLRAADADGTGIEPSRLRRLFARREFDLHLEEQTIEAPRWREKFTAFFDVITLWDVIEHVNFPAETIRCAFQLLKPGGALFVDTPSREVLPYRLSLLASRLSGGRLPLFLSSYYSALPYGHKQIFTPGQLARLVEQSGFEILAQGAGYDELLGMRPPLLRPRSKIILVARKPPTG; the protein is encoded by the coding sequence ATGCCGAGTGAAGCACGGCAACCGCCCAAGGACGATGACTTTCATCCCTGCAAACTTTGCGGGGAACGATCCGCGCAGCCGACCTATCGCCTGGAAGCCGGAACGCTCCTGACCTGTCGGCGCTGCGATTTTCATTTCCTCGACCACCTCGATCCCCTGCCCGCCGAAGGCGAAGAAGAACTTGGCGAGTTGGACGAAAAATCCTGGAAGTATATTTCCGAACGCCTGGGAACCAGCGAGGGAGAACTGCCCTGGCGCCTGCGGCTGGTGGAAAAATATTGCAGCCTGCCCGGCGCCAAGTGTCTCGACATCGGCGCGGGCGTCGGCCAGTTTCTTCTGCGACTGCGCGCGGCCGACGCCGATGGCACGGGCATCGAGCCGAGCCGCTTGCGCCGTTTATTCGCCCGGCGCGAATTTGATCTGCACCTGGAAGAGCAAACCATCGAAGCCCCGCGCTGGCGGGAGAAATTCACGGCCTTCTTCGATGTCATCACCCTGTGGGATGTCATCGAGCACGTCAACTTTCCCGCCGAGACCATCAGGTGCGCCTTCCAACTGCTCAAACCCGGCGGCGCCCTTTTTGTCGACACTCCCTCGCGCGAGGTTCTGCCCTACCGCCTCAGCCTACTGGCCTCCCGCCTGAGCGGCGGCCGCCTGCCGCTGTTTCTATCGAGCTACTACTCCGCCCTGCCCTACGGGCACAAGCAAATCTTCACCCCCGGACAACTGGCGAGGCTGGTCGAACAGAGCGGCTTCGAAATCCTCGCCCAAGGAGCCGGTTACGATGAGTTGCTGGGCATGCGCCCGCCGCTGCTACGCCCAAGGAGCAAGATTATCCTAGTGGCGCGCAAACCGCCGACGGGTTGA